Proteins encoded within one genomic window of Terriglobales bacterium:
- a CDS encoding PLP-dependent transferase translates to MKFETLSVHPYERGPHESARPVTEAISLSTIFERHVNGEYPQGFSYTRASNPNRSQLESALAHLEAGVEAAAFSSGSAATAAVFQALKPGDHVICSGGFYGTKHLLEDVFAPWGLKGTVMDTVDIGAVEAAMRPETKLLWVETPTNPMMLISDIRALSDMARKRGAICIVDSTAASPVLQRPLALGADLVLHSTTKYLGGHSDILGGAIVTREKSDFFQRIRQLQWAGGAVPSPFECWLLMRGIRTLALRVRTQAANALTIAEFLSHHPKVEKVLYAGLKSHPGHEVATKQMQGGFGGLMSFLVKGDDQTALRMTTHLKVVTRATSLGAVETTIDHRYSVEPPGTPTPKNLLRLSVGIEHVEDLIADLDQALSRV, encoded by the coding sequence CTATCGGTACATCCCTACGAACGAGGCCCGCACGAAAGCGCGCGTCCGGTGACGGAAGCAATCTCTCTTTCCACGATTTTCGAACGGCACGTGAACGGCGAATACCCGCAGGGGTTCAGCTACACCCGTGCATCGAATCCGAACCGCAGTCAGTTGGAATCGGCGCTCGCGCATCTGGAAGCCGGAGTTGAAGCTGCCGCGTTCTCTTCCGGCTCGGCGGCCACCGCAGCAGTATTCCAGGCACTCAAGCCTGGAGATCACGTTATCTGCTCCGGTGGCTTTTACGGAACGAAGCATCTCCTCGAAGACGTCTTTGCACCTTGGGGATTGAAGGGCACGGTCATGGACACAGTGGATATCGGAGCCGTCGAAGCTGCGATGCGACCCGAGACAAAGTTACTCTGGGTGGAGACGCCGACGAACCCCATGATGCTCATCAGCGACATCCGTGCCCTAAGCGATATGGCAAGAAAACGGGGTGCCATTTGCATAGTCGATAGCACAGCAGCCAGCCCGGTGCTTCAGCGGCCTCTGGCATTGGGGGCCGACCTGGTTCTTCATTCCACCACCAAGTACCTCGGCGGCCACAGTGACATCCTCGGCGGCGCCATCGTCACAAGAGAAAAATCGGACTTCTTTCAGAGGATTCGGCAGTTGCAGTGGGCCGGCGGTGCGGTACCGTCACCGTTCGAATGCTGGTTGCTCATGCGAGGAATACGCACGCTCGCTCTCCGCGTGAGGACTCAAGCCGCGAATGCATTGACAATTGCGGAGTTTCTTTCACACCATCCCAAAGTCGAGAAAGTCCTCTACGCGGGTCTGAAGTCGCATCCTGGGCATGAAGTCGCGACGAAACAAATGCAGGGCGGGTTCGGCGGATTAATGTCGTTCCTTGTCAAAGGAGACGATCAAACCGCGTTGCGCATGACCACACACCTGAAAGTAGTGACTCGCGCAACCAGTCTGGGAGCCGTGGAGACGACCATCGATCACCGCTACTCTGTCGAACCGCCTGGGACTCCAACACCGAAGAACCTGCTGCGCCTGTCTGTCGGCATTGAGCATGTCGAAGACCTGATCGCCGATCTCGATCAGGCGCTCTCCAGAGTGTGA
- the gatB gene encoding Asp-tRNA(Asn)/Glu-tRNA(Gln) amidotransferase subunit GatB, which produces MPTVATSTKYEAVIGLEVHVQLLTESKIFCGCSAKFGAPPNTNVCPVCLGMPGALPVLNRRAVEYATLAAMAINCRINEKSIFARKNYFYPDLPKGYQISQYDKPIGEYGYIDIEVEGRKKRIGITRLHLEEDAGKSLHDGFSDSSEYTYLDLNRCGTPLAEIVSEPDIRTPQEAFEYLTKLKEIILFTGVSDCNMEEGSLRCDANVSIRPIGQKEFGTKAEIKNVNSFRFIREALEYEIARQIEVVESGERVVQETRLYNADQGKTYSMRSKERAHDYRYFPEPDLLPLTVSEVWQSDIRSKMPELPDARRERFVREFGVTEYDAGVLTATKPLADQFEAAARSTKNPKRVANLVQSELMGRLKANNLEIEQSPISMKGVAYSADLVEAGTISGKILKDLYDRCFELNEDFPAVYEREKPQQITDSSAIERMIDDVIAASPKQLEQYRAGKTTMKGYFVGQVMKASKGQANPALVNELLNKKLS; this is translated from the coding sequence ATGCCCACCGTTGCCACAAGCACAAAGTATGAAGCCGTCATCGGACTGGAAGTCCACGTACAGCTTCTGACCGAATCGAAAATCTTTTGCGGGTGCTCCGCCAAGTTCGGAGCGCCGCCGAACACGAACGTCTGTCCGGTTTGCCTGGGCATGCCGGGGGCATTGCCGGTTCTGAATCGCCGCGCAGTGGAATACGCAACGCTTGCGGCCATGGCCATCAACTGCCGAATTAACGAAAAGTCCATTTTTGCGCGCAAGAACTACTTCTATCCCGATCTGCCCAAGGGATACCAGATCTCCCAATACGACAAGCCAATCGGCGAATACGGCTATATCGACATCGAGGTAGAGGGCCGGAAGAAACGGATAGGCATTACCCGGCTGCACCTCGAGGAAGATGCCGGCAAGAGCCTGCACGACGGCTTCTCCGACTCCAGCGAGTACACCTATCTCGACCTGAACCGCTGCGGCACACCCCTGGCTGAAATTGTGAGCGAACCTGATATCCGCACGCCTCAGGAAGCGTTTGAGTACCTGACGAAACTCAAGGAGATCATCCTCTTCACGGGGGTCAGCGACTGCAACATGGAAGAAGGCTCCCTGCGCTGCGACGCGAATGTGAGTATTCGTCCGATAGGCCAGAAAGAGTTCGGCACGAAGGCAGAAATTAAGAATGTGAACTCGTTCCGGTTCATTCGCGAAGCGTTGGAATATGAAATTGCGCGACAGATCGAAGTGGTGGAATCGGGCGAGCGTGTGGTTCAGGAGACGCGGTTGTACAACGCCGATCAGGGAAAGACCTATTCCATGCGCTCGAAGGAACGTGCGCACGATTACCGCTATTTCCCCGAGCCCGACCTTCTCCCCCTTACGGTCAGCGAGGTTTGGCAGAGTGACATCCGGAGCAAGATGCCGGAACTGCCGGATGCCCGCCGGGAACGATTCGTACGGGAGTTTGGCGTGACGGAATACGACGCCGGCGTCTTGACCGCAACTAAACCGCTGGCCGACCAGTTCGAAGCCGCAGCCCGGAGCACAAAGAACCCAAAGCGAGTCGCCAATCTGGTGCAGAGCGAGTTGATGGGTCGCCTGAAGGCAAACAATCTCGAAATTGAGCAGTCGCCGATCTCGATGAAAGGCGTTGCGTACTCAGCCGACCTCGTCGAAGCCGGCACGATCAGCGGAAAAATCCTGAAGGACCTCTACGACCGCTGCTTTGAGTTGAACGAAGACTTCCCTGCCGTTTACGAGCGGGAAAAGCCACAGCAGATCACCGACTCCTCGGCAATCGAGAGAATGATCGACGACGTTATTGCTGCCAGCCCAAAACAGTTGGAACAGTATCGCGCGGGAAAAACCACCATGAAGGGCTACTTCGTGGGACAGGTGATGAAGGCGTCGAAGGGGCAGGCCAATCCTGCGCTCGTTAATGAGTTATTGAACAAAAAGCTGAGCTAG
- a CDS encoding MerR family transcriptional regulator yields MATRTKSGGKKKSNTEIVIPDRLYFRIGDVSELLQLPAYVLRFWETEFPQLKPTKSSTGQRMYRRRDVELALRIKTLLYDEGFTIPGARQQMKLEAKPTKSQSALPFPKADNRNGLKRVRQELQELLTMLSSKVKHDARKQARG; encoded by the coding sequence ATGGCGACGCGAACCAAATCCGGCGGCAAGAAAAAGAGCAACACCGAGATCGTCATCCCCGATCGGCTCTACTTCCGCATCGGTGACGTCAGCGAACTGCTGCAGCTTCCCGCGTACGTGCTTCGCTTCTGGGAAACCGAGTTCCCGCAACTGAAGCCCACGAAGAGCAGCACCGGGCAGCGCATGTACCGGCGGCGTGACGTGGAACTCGCGTTGCGCATCAAGACGCTGCTGTACGACGAAGGCTTCACCATCCCCGGCGCACGCCAGCAGATGAAGCTTGAAGCGAAGCCAACGAAGTCGCAATCAGCCCTGCCCTTCCCCAAAGCCGACAACCGGAACGGGTTGAAGCGCGTCCGCCAGGAGTTGCAGGAATTGCTTACCATGCTGTCGAGCAAGGTAAAGCACGACGCACGCAAGCAGGCGCGAGGGTAA
- a CDS encoding endonuclease MutS2, with protein MEQPSPIAHASARVLEFDHLRDLLRGYATSPLGQSRVVALEPTANRDWIERQHRLTTEIRQYLKSGARFEFGGLLDVSRLLEKARIAGVALEPNDLRDILVIADRADEWTAITRNPPSTMRAPAHAEGTGSPWPSVAELSRGLGDFIGLLRGFRNKIRPDGSLEDNASSALSHIRREIEKQRRHIQSSLQSYLRRLAEGDTLQEELVTIRGERFVIPVKVEQQKRVQGVVHGMSSSGRTVFVEPLETIEQNNELVRLLEDEQTEIHRILLEMTARIGESAGDISRAADILSELELQFAKARFAEDYDGCMPRFTTSDSNESLVLHNARHPLLVRTLRPKGIDVVPISVELPKTDRQLVISGPNTGGKTVSLKTVGLLALMAQAGIPVMADKCELPVFDAVLADIGDYQSIEQNLSTFSAHVTNIDFISRTATHDSLVLLDELGSATDPEEGSALAVSIADHFRRIAAISIISTHHTSLKVYGANNPGVMNAAVGFDERTLQPTYELRVGVPGASAGINIAQRLGLNPTIIEAARGLLSTQTQDIATFLDRLHRDLREVEDERARTRQREQELDRERKRLEAEGMKEQRAKIREMEQKVDDLMRDFEYRVREVVNAVQDRAAATKLSKDAEKRIAKLRREFRESFDSTVVAHVTGADKGDPHARPEIVQQVSEGDTVKLRSLGRNAVVRRKLDGDKFEVEAGIMKMTVPRSDIAEVVIRIANSPVQAARAKGINVKLDTDDLSAPSEINVIGQTVDDATREVEKFVDRAFLAGMPRIRIVHGSGMGILRKAIRQYLQKHPHVANVTEPPQNEGGGGATVVDLRI; from the coding sequence GTGGAACAGCCTTCGCCCATAGCGCACGCATCGGCCCGCGTGCTTGAGTTCGATCACCTTCGTGACCTCCTTCGCGGATACGCCACGTCACCACTCGGCCAGAGCCGCGTCGTCGCCCTGGAGCCTACAGCGAATCGCGACTGGATTGAGCGTCAGCATCGGCTCACTACCGAGATCCGCCAGTACCTGAAGTCCGGAGCGCGCTTCGAGTTTGGCGGACTGCTCGATGTCTCACGACTCCTTGAAAAGGCCCGGATCGCCGGAGTTGCTCTGGAGCCAAATGACCTCCGTGACATCCTTGTTATCGCCGATCGCGCTGACGAGTGGACAGCAATTACTCGAAACCCGCCTTCCACCATGCGTGCGCCCGCGCACGCCGAAGGCACCGGCTCGCCTTGGCCATCAGTGGCTGAGCTGTCGCGCGGACTGGGCGACTTCATCGGCTTGCTGCGCGGTTTCCGGAACAAGATCCGCCCGGATGGCTCTCTCGAAGACAACGCATCCTCTGCCCTGTCGCACATTCGCCGTGAGATCGAGAAGCAGCGCCGGCATATCCAGAGTTCGCTGCAGTCTTACCTGCGGCGTCTCGCCGAAGGCGACACGCTGCAGGAAGAACTCGTCACGATTCGAGGGGAGCGCTTCGTCATCCCAGTTAAGGTGGAGCAGCAGAAGCGCGTACAAGGCGTCGTTCATGGCATGAGTTCCAGCGGGCGAACCGTTTTTGTTGAGCCTCTGGAAACGATCGAGCAGAACAACGAACTCGTTCGCCTCCTGGAAGACGAACAAACTGAGATCCATCGCATTCTGCTGGAAATGACCGCCCGCATCGGCGAAAGTGCTGGGGATATTTCTCGCGCTGCGGATATCCTTTCCGAGCTCGAGCTCCAGTTTGCCAAGGCACGTTTTGCCGAAGACTACGATGGCTGCATGCCGCGCTTCACGACGTCCGACTCCAACGAGTCGCTCGTGCTGCACAACGCGCGTCATCCATTGCTGGTACGGACATTGAGGCCCAAGGGTATTGACGTTGTACCGATCTCAGTCGAACTCCCGAAAACTGACCGCCAGCTTGTCATCAGCGGTCCCAACACCGGTGGTAAAACCGTTTCCTTGAAGACCGTCGGACTACTCGCCTTGATGGCGCAGGCCGGAATTCCCGTGATGGCGGATAAATGCGAGTTGCCGGTCTTCGACGCCGTACTGGCTGACATCGGCGACTACCAGTCCATCGAACAGAACCTCTCCACTTTTTCGGCGCACGTCACCAACATCGACTTCATCTCGCGGACTGCAACTCACGATTCGCTCGTCCTGCTGGACGAACTTGGCTCGGCTACCGACCCGGAAGAAGGCTCCGCGCTCGCGGTATCGATCGCCGACCATTTTCGCCGTATCGCGGCCATCAGCATCATTTCCACGCACCACACCTCGCTAAAGGTCTATGGCGCCAACAACCCCGGCGTCATGAATGCCGCGGTCGGTTTCGACGAACGCACTCTGCAACCGACATACGAGCTTCGGGTCGGTGTACCTGGCGCTTCCGCAGGCATCAACATCGCACAGCGACTCGGGTTGAACCCCACCATCATCGAAGCCGCGCGCGGCCTTCTTAGCACCCAGACTCAGGACATCGCCACCTTCCTCGACCGTTTGCATCGCGATCTGCGCGAAGTGGAAGACGAACGGGCGCGCACCCGCCAGCGCGAGCAGGAGCTTGACCGCGAACGCAAGCGCCTTGAAGCGGAAGGCATGAAGGAACAGCGGGCGAAAATTCGTGAAATGGAACAGAAGGTCGACGACCTCATGCGCGATTTCGAATACCGCGTACGCGAGGTCGTCAACGCCGTACAGGATCGCGCGGCAGCAACAAAGCTTTCCAAAGACGCGGAAAAACGTATCGCCAAGCTTCGTCGCGAGTTTCGCGAGTCATTCGACTCCACCGTCGTCGCCCACGTCACTGGCGCTGACAAAGGCGACCCCCATGCGCGTCCTGAGATCGTGCAGCAGGTTTCCGAGGGAGACACCGTCAAACTCCGCTCGCTCGGGCGCAATGCCGTGGTGCGGCGCAAACTCGACGGCGACAAGTTCGAAGTGGAAGCAGGAATCATGAAGATGACGGTGCCTCGCTCCGACATCGCCGAGGTCGTCATCCGTATCGCGAACTCTCCCGTGCAAGCCGCGCGCGCGAAGGGCATCAACGTCAAACTCGACACCGATGATCTCTCCGCCCCGAGCGAGATCAACGTCATTGGGCAGACCGTGGACGACGCCACGCGCGAAGTCGAGAAGTTCGTCGACCGTGCATTTTTAGCGGGGATGCCGCGCATTCGCATCGTTCACGGCAGCGGTATGGGAATTCTCCGCAAAGCGATTAGGCAATACCTTCAGAAGCATCCTCACGTCGCAAATGTAACCGAACCTCCGCAGAACGAAGGCGGCGGTGGCGCGACCGTAGTCGATCTCAGAATCTAG
- a CDS encoding MJ1255/VC2487 family glycosyltransferase: protein MANILYGVNGEGSGHSTRAKEVLRHLSRQGHSLHVASFDRGLKNLSDEFEVTEIHGLRLAYVNNRVRYGKTAAKNLLSAPKAAKSHRGLMQSAETWKIDLVITDFEPMTCHVAHRRKLPLIAIDNQHAITNCDVSYPKEYRKDAAATRVVTRLMTPRANANLVISFFPAEVKKKNTFVFPPLLRQEVLSARPTTGDFVLVYVTSPSPHLAEILARVHCNFVAYGFGREGAQGNVLYKKASLDGFLADLTNCKAVIANAGFSLISEALYLGKPYFAIPVAHQFEQIFNAYYLDKLGYGAYWKELSKEKIESFLFNLDWYREKLAEYPRSDNSALLAKLDGLISAFSNSRALAAAR, encoded by the coding sequence ATGGCGAACATCCTCTATGGCGTGAATGGCGAGGGGTCAGGCCATAGCACCCGGGCCAAGGAAGTGCTGCGGCACCTGAGCCGGCAGGGGCACTCGCTCCACGTGGCTTCCTTCGATCGCGGGTTGAAGAACCTGAGTGATGAATTTGAGGTCACTGAAATCCATGGGCTTCGACTGGCGTACGTGAACAACCGTGTCCGGTACGGCAAGACGGCAGCGAAGAATCTGCTATCGGCACCGAAGGCGGCTAAAAGCCACCGGGGCCTCATGCAATCGGCGGAGACCTGGAAAATTGATCTGGTCATTACCGATTTCGAGCCGATGACCTGCCACGTTGCGCATCGGCGGAAGCTACCGCTGATTGCCATCGACAACCAGCACGCCATTACCAACTGCGACGTCAGTTATCCGAAGGAGTATCGGAAAGATGCCGCCGCGACCCGCGTAGTCACCAGGCTCATGACCCCTCGTGCCAACGCCAACCTGGTGATTTCGTTCTTCCCGGCAGAGGTGAAAAAGAAGAACACGTTTGTGTTTCCGCCGCTACTGAGACAGGAAGTTCTATCGGCAAGACCGACCACCGGCGATTTCGTGCTGGTATATGTGACATCTCCTTCGCCGCATCTCGCAGAGATACTGGCTCGAGTTCACTGTAACTTCGTAGCGTACGGATTCGGGAGAGAAGGTGCGCAGGGAAATGTTCTCTACAAGAAGGCTTCGCTGGATGGGTTCCTTGCCGACTTGACCAACTGCAAGGCCGTGATCGCCAACGCCGGCTTCTCGTTGATTTCCGAAGCGCTCTACTTGGGCAAGCCTTACTTTGCGATCCCAGTGGCACATCAGTTCGAGCAGATCTTCAACGCCTACTACCTGGACAAGTTGGGTTATGGTGCGTACTGGAAGGAGTTGAGCAAAGAAAAGATCGAATCGTTTCTCTTCAACCTCGACTGGTATCGCGAGAAGCTAGCCGAGTATCCGCGCAGTGATAACTCCGCGCTGCTGGCAAAGCTCGATGGCCTGATATCTGCGTTCAGTAATTCTCGAGCCCTGGCGGCCGCACGATGA
- a CDS encoding phosphatase PAP2 family protein — protein MMAILRLGLNDPEQTEKPVPLITAAVVSSLVAAVIFLALFSWIAEEMREGETAHFDAVVRNYVNGFASPGLTKVMFAITEMGGPGLIAMMVVGVSLFLYERWKRGMLWLTITMVGAAVLNLSLKNSFRRMRPEPFFGTVPSSYSFPSGHALFSFCFYLVMAGLINARIRSRWLRILIWSVAAVLVTLIGLSRIYLGVHFPSDVVGGYMAGAIWVTTMITADRIRKTRRGVKLATVSDPVEP, from the coding sequence ATGATGGCGATCCTCCGGCTTGGCCTCAACGACCCCGAGCAAACCGAAAAGCCAGTTCCGCTCATTACGGCAGCAGTGGTCAGCAGCCTTGTTGCGGCCGTGATCTTTCTTGCCCTGTTTTCGTGGATTGCTGAAGAGATGCGAGAGGGTGAAACCGCGCACTTCGATGCCGTGGTGCGGAATTACGTGAACGGGTTCGCCTCGCCTGGTTTGACCAAGGTGATGTTTGCCATCACGGAAATGGGCGGCCCCGGTTTGATCGCGATGATGGTTGTGGGTGTTTCCTTGTTCCTCTACGAACGGTGGAAGCGTGGCATGCTCTGGCTGACCATCACCATGGTCGGCGCGGCGGTGCTGAACCTCTCGTTGAAAAACAGCTTTCGGCGCATGCGCCCCGAGCCTTTCTTCGGGACCGTACCTTCGTCTTACAGTTTCCCCAGCGGACACGCGTTGTTTTCCTTCTGCTTTTATCTCGTCATGGCCGGCCTGATCAACGCTCGCATTCGCTCGCGATGGCTGCGCATTCTGATCTGGAGTGTCGCCGCAGTACTGGTGACGCTGATTGGCCTGTCGCGCATCTATCTCGGTGTCCATTTTCCAAGCGATGTGGTCGGCGGATACATGGCGGGAGCAATCTGGGTTACGACCATGATCACCGCCGATCGGATCCGCAAGACTCGACGCGGAGTGAAGCTGGCCACAGTTTCAGACCCCGTCGAGCCTTGA
- a CDS encoding DUF4184 family protein, with protein MPFTISHAAAVLPLPRKRLPLSALVVGSMAPDFPYFVLLSDVSRIGHTIPGLFIFCIPVGMATLWLFHRYLKLPLLALAPNSLRSRIPAQATFRFFPVWRFLLIAICVLLGAVTHILWDGLTHLNGIFVAHWPALRLVSPFWPYQPLFSLLQHFSSVIGLLLLVSAYLRWTRKTPPTSETTVPPLSTATKIRTFAWGILLVAAIGIISGCHFALRQPHIWKEVFIIRTVIGGMAGGIVSVAVYATWWHIRMRKAPEAMAPEASVSSVR; from the coding sequence TTGCCGTTCACCATCTCACATGCCGCTGCCGTCTTGCCGTTGCCCCGTAAGCGTTTGCCCCTGTCTGCTCTCGTCGTCGGAAGCATGGCCCCCGACTTTCCATACTTTGTCCTGCTCAGCGACGTAAGCCGAATCGGCCACACCATTCCGGGCTTGTTCATTTTCTGTATTCCAGTCGGTATGGCGACGCTATGGCTGTTTCATCGCTACCTGAAGCTGCCGTTGTTGGCACTTGCACCAAATAGTCTCCGCTCGCGAATCCCCGCCCAGGCCACGTTCCGCTTTTTTCCTGTGTGGCGCTTCCTCCTGATTGCGATTTGCGTCCTGCTGGGGGCGGTCACGCATATCCTCTGGGATGGCCTGACGCACCTGAACGGAATCTTTGTCGCACACTGGCCGGCGTTACGGCTGGTTTCACCGTTCTGGCCATATCAGCCTCTATTCTCGTTACTGCAACACTTCAGCAGCGTAATCGGACTGCTGCTGCTGGTTTCAGCGTATCTGCGCTGGACGCGCAAAACCCCTCCCACCTCCGAGACCACCGTTCCTCCCCTGAGCACTGCCACAAAAATCCGGACGTTTGCGTGGGGCATACTGCTGGTTGCGGCGATTGGAATTATTTCCGGATGTCACTTCGCCCTCCGTCAGCCGCATATCTGGAAGGAAGTCTTCATCATTCGGACTGTCATCGGGGGTATGGCCGGCGGCATCGTTTCAGTGGCTGTATATGCAACCTGGTGGCACATCCGCATGAGAAAAGCCCCCGAAGCGATGGCTCCGGAGGCTTCTGTCTCAAGCGTGAGATAG
- the hemB gene encoding porphobilinogen synthase gives MNFPVTRLRRLRRNEAMRNFVRETRLTPDSFVYPLFVCPGEGVRKEVRSMPGVFNLSVDEAVKEARVVKSLGIPSVILFGLPESKDEQATGAWADDGIVQRAARAIKSEVPDLLLMGDVCLCEYMSHGHCGIVRKANSPRSLGAASTTHASPAAVDEYEIVNDETLDILANTAVSQARAGMDIIAPSDMMDGRIEAIRDALDENGFENIPILSYAAKYASGFYGPFREAADSAPQFGDRRSYQMDPANAREAMREIELDLDEGADMIMVKPALAYLDIISMARDRFDVPIAAYQVSGEYAMIEAAARNNWIDRDRVMMESLLSIRRAGASIILTYFAKDAAKILA, from the coding sequence ATGAACTTCCCTGTAACCCGCCTACGCCGCCTTCGTCGTAACGAAGCCATGCGCAATTTTGTGCGCGAAACCCGCCTGACTCCGGATTCATTTGTATATCCGCTGTTCGTGTGTCCCGGAGAGGGTGTCCGCAAGGAAGTGCGCTCCATGCCCGGTGTGTTCAACCTTTCGGTGGACGAAGCCGTGAAGGAAGCGCGGGTGGTGAAGTCGCTCGGCATCCCGTCGGTGATCCTGTTCGGCCTGCCGGAGTCGAAGGACGAGCAGGCGACTGGCGCTTGGGCCGATGACGGGATTGTTCAGCGTGCGGCACGGGCGATCAAGTCGGAAGTGCCTGACCTGCTCCTGATGGGCGACGTTTGCCTTTGCGAATACATGTCGCACGGACACTGCGGGATAGTGCGTAAAGCCAATTCCCCGCGTTCACTGGGCGCGGCATCGACGACCCACGCTTCGCCTGCAGCCGTGGACGAGTACGAGATCGTTAACGACGAGACGCTCGATATCCTCGCGAATACGGCCGTTTCGCAGGCGCGTGCAGGCATGGACATCATTGCACCGTCGGACATGATGGATGGCCGCATTGAAGCCATTCGCGATGCCCTGGACGAAAACGGGTTCGAGAACATTCCGATCCTTTCCTACGCAGCGAAGTACGCCTCCGGTTTTTATGGCCCATTCCGCGAAGCTGCTGATTCCGCACCGCAGTTTGGAGATCGGCGTTCCTACCAGATGGATCCAGCGAACGCCCGGGAGGCAATGCGCGAGATCGAACTCGACCTGGACGAAGGCGCGGATATGATCATGGTGAAGCCGGCGCTCGCGTACCTCGACATCATCAGCATGGCACGCGACCGGTTCGACGTTCCGATTGCTGCTTACCAGGTATCCGGCGAGTACGCGATGATTGAAGCTGCCGCCCGTAACAACTGGATCGACCGCGATCGCGTCATGATGGAATCGCTGCTTTCGATCCGCCGGGCAGGAGCGAGCATCATCCTGACTTACTTTGCCAAGGACGCGGCGAAGATTCTCGCCTGA
- a CDS encoding dihydroorotase, with translation MEKSLLIRGGHVIDPATGIDEVTDVLLRNGHIATIAPDRKVAETADEVFNAKGLVVAPGFIDLHVHLREPGQSHKETILTGTQAAAAGGFTSVCAMPNTTPVNDSAEITAWMQAPERRAVVNVFPIAAATKGSRGEELSDYRALRKAGAVAVSDDGKPILDDRRMEEALRLAATVGFPVIQHAEDTRITAGASMNAGPVSFRLGLRGWPNDAESSIVARDIDLARRTRAQLHVAHISTAEALDAISKVRHAGVRVTCEVTPHHFTLTDDKVGEYDTHYKMNPPLRSADDRDAMIKGLLDGTIDCIATDHAPHARHEKEVEFDKAAFGITGMETALGLALTELVHKRKMPLKRLVELLSANPAKIIGLRGRGALEQGGHADLTIFDPKAKWTFDVAKSKSRSRNTPFDGWQFTGRVVATIVGGEMVYRLG, from the coding sequence ATGGAAAAGTCTCTTTTAATACGCGGCGGTCATGTTATCGATCCGGCAACGGGCATCGACGAAGTCACGGACGTTCTCTTGCGGAACGGACACATAGCAACAATCGCCCCGGATCGAAAAGTCGCCGAGACGGCGGACGAAGTTTTCAACGCGAAAGGCCTGGTAGTGGCGCCGGGATTCATTGATTTGCACGTGCATCTGCGCGAGCCGGGACAATCGCACAAGGAGACCATCCTGACGGGTACTCAGGCCGCTGCGGCGGGTGGCTTCACGTCCGTATGCGCCATGCCAAACACCACGCCGGTGAACGACTCGGCGGAGATTACCGCATGGATGCAGGCCCCGGAACGCCGCGCCGTGGTGAACGTGTTTCCGATTGCTGCGGCAACGAAAGGCAGCAGGGGAGAAGAACTCAGCGACTACCGTGCACTTCGTAAAGCGGGCGCGGTCGCGGTCAGCGACGATGGGAAGCCGATCCTGGATGATCGCCGGATGGAAGAAGCGCTGCGGCTGGCCGCGACGGTAGGCTTCCCCGTGATCCAGCACGCGGAGGACACGCGAATAACGGCCGGCGCGAGCATGAATGCGGGGCCGGTATCGTTCCGGCTTGGACTGCGTGGCTGGCCGAACGATGCGGAGTCGAGCATCGTTGCCCGCGATATCGACCTGGCGCGGCGAACGCGAGCCCAGCTTCACGTTGCTCATATCTCGACGGCTGAGGCATTGGACGCGATTTCAAAGGTGCGGCACGCTGGCGTCCGCGTGACGTGCGAAGTGACGCCGCATCATTTCACGTTGACCGACGACAAGGTCGGTGAGTACGACACACATTACAAAATGAATCCGCCTTTGCGCAGTGCCGACGATCGCGATGCAATGATTAAGGGACTGCTCGACGGGACGATTGACTGCATCGCAACGGATCACGCCCCACATGCCCGCCACGAAAAGGAAGTGGAGTTCGATAAAGCAGCCTTCGGCATCACCGGGATGGAAACGGCGTTGGGCCTGGCGCTTACGGAACTTGTGCATAAGCGCAAGATGCCGCTGAAACGATTGGTGGAGTTGCTCTCCGCCAACCCCGCGAAGATCATTGGCCTGCGCGGGCGAGGCGCCCTAGAGCAGGGCGGACATGCCGATCTCACCATCTTTGATCCAAAAGCGAAATGGACCTTCGATGTGGCGAAATCGAAGTCAAGATCAAGGAACACGCCGTTCGACGGATGGCAGTTCACAGGACGCGTGGTCGCCACCATTGTCGGCGGCGAGATGGTGTATCGATTAGGGTAG